The stretch of DNA TGAAACCAGCTTCACTAGCTGTAGCAGCTGAGGAAGCGCCCGGAGCTTATAAGGACGTCGATGAAGTCGTTAATGCCACTCATAAAGCTGGTATAGCTAGATTAGTTGCGAGATTCGTCCCTATAGGAGTCGTCAAAGGGTGATAATTTGTTCTACTTAATCAACCTCACGATAAGGGATGAGAAATCAGTCTACCAAACTACAGTGGAAGAGGTAGCGAGGGGAGCGGGCATATACTCGGAGAAGATCAGTTACAACCCGATACTCATAATACCGGGGGAGACGAAGATATTCCCCAAACTCATGGAGAGGATCCTCAACTCAGAGGAAGGTGAGAAGTTCGAGTTGACCTTAGAACCTGAGGAAGCTTATGGAAATTATGATAGGAGCAAAGTGAAGGTCTTCTCAGTTAAGAGACTCGAGAGAGAGGGCATACATCCTCACGTGGGTGAGGTCATCTACTTAGATGATCAGAGGGGAGTTATACAATCTATCAATGGAGGGAGGGTCACAGTCGACTTCAACCATCCCTTAGCTGGGAAGAGGCTGATAGTCGAGTGTGAAATCGTCAAGAAGATAGAGGACGATCTTGAGAAACTCAGGGCTATAGTAGCTGATATGTTCGAAGTGAGTATAGATGATATAACTGCGAGATGGGTGGAGGACGGGAAGGCTGAAGTGCAATTACCGCCGAAAGCTTACGTCCTCAGGGATTCATATTCGAGGAAGATAAGCTCTCTGTCATTGATAATGAGGCACTTAAAGGGGGTTAAGGCCGTTAGGTTCATAGAGGAGTTCGATATACCGAAATCGAATCAGAAAGCCACTTCATAGACACTCAACTCCCCGAACTTCTTACAACTTATCTTCCCGATCTCCCTGATCACTCTCAGTTTATCCCCTTCTTTGACTCCCTCAGGCTTACAGTAATTCCGGTACTCGCACTCCTCACCGCAGCTAGCTCTATATACGAAGCTAGCCCCCTCCACCATCTTAGCCTCTAGGGCTACCTCTATGTTAGCTCTAGTTATCGATGCGAGAGTCAGCTCCCCATGTATAGGGCACTGGAACCTCTTCCTCTCATCGACTTCCTTAACTACATAGAGCCTCCCCACCTCCATCCCATCCACGCAAACGCTCCTATACTTACATCCTCTGCAAGCCCCTGCCTCTCCCATGAAGATGAACTTGAACCCCTCCTTCGCTAAGTTGCTCGGGACGAGCCCCTTCCTTTCCTCCCGCATATGTTAATGTGAGGGAATCCTTTTTAATCGGTTCCCTCAGTTAAGCCCGGTGCCCTTATGTTGATGAAAGGTACCACTACAGTAGGTGTCAAATTCAAGAACGGGGTTATCGTAGCTTCAGATAAGAGAGCGACTAGCGGGACATTCGTAGCTAGTAAGAGCGCAGTTAAAACCCTCAAGATAACTGATTACGCTGTAGCAACGATCTCAGGGCTAGTAGCAGATGGCCAATATCTCGTGAGTAATATAAGAGCGATAGCCGATCTCTATAGTTTGGATACTGATAGACCGTTGAGTGTGAGGGGTATAGCTAGGATACTAGCTCTATTACTGAGGAGATACAGGCCCTACTTCCTCTTAGCCCAACTCATCGTGGGAGGGGTCGATAGGGAGGGGCCTCATTTGTTCAACGTCGATCCCTTCGGTACATTGACTGAGGAGGACTATCTAGCGACGGGCTCAGGCTCTCCAGTAGCTATATCAGTGATAGAGAGCGGGTATTCCCCTGATATGGATAGGGAATCAGCTCTAAGGTTAGTGATATCTAGCATGACTGCAGCGCTCTCCAGGGACGCTGCTACTGGAGATGGCATAGATGTAGTAGTTATAGATGAGAGGGGAGTGAACTTCCTGAGCAGGGAGGAGATATCCGAGCTCGTGAGAGAGGTACTAGTAAGATGAGTGAGGATCTGAAGACTAAGGTGAAGAAATATTTCTCACAATACGCTAAGGTCGAGAAAGTAGAGCTGGAAGGTCCATTCGTAACGCTCCTAGTTGAGAACCCCAAGGAAATACTGGATAAGCCAGATCTAGTGGTTAATGCAGCCAAGACACTGAAGAAGAAGATAATAATACTCGCTAGTAAGCCCCTGATGGATGAGACAGCTGCCGCTGAATTCATAAGGAAGACAATACCTGAGAACGCTGAGATAGAGGATCTTAAGTTCGTTCCAGAGACAGGAGAAGTCTACATAGTAGCTAAGAGGACGGGATACGTCGTTGGAAAGGGAGGAGCTAATATAGTGGAGATATTGAAGGAGACAGGATGGAGACCTATTGTTATGAGAGCTCCGACTATAAGATCAACCTTCTTAGACATATTCTACAATGCAATAATATCCGGAGCTCCTGAGAGGAAGAAAGTGATGAAGAGACTATCTGAGAGGATCTTCAGGTCCCCTCTGAACCTCAATAGGGGTCTCTACGCCACCTTCCTCGGCGCAGCTAGGGAAGTCGGGAGGAGCTCTATCTTAATAACGACAGATGAGAGCACAATACTTCTAGACTGTGGGATAAGTCTATCCGGAAAGAACGTCTTCCCTAGATTTGATCTGATAGATATAGATGAGCTAGACGCTGTAATAATAACACACGCTCACTTAGATCACTCCGGTGCTCTACCACTCCTCTTCAAATACGGTTACAGGGGTCCTGTCTACTTAACGAGACCGACGAGGGATTTGATGATGCTACTACTCTACGATTACATAAATCTCTCCCAGAGAGTGGGTTCTATCCCCTTCTTCTCATGGAGGGATGTAGTCAACATGATGAATCACACGATAACGCTCGATTATACTGAAACAGTGGATATATCTCCAGATATAAAGCTGACTTTTTACAACGCTGGCCATATACTCGGCTCGGCCTTAGCCCATCTCAACATAGAGAGCGCGAGGCATAACGTCCTTTATACTGGCGACTTCAGATTCAGGGACACTAAACTACTCGATAAAGCTGTTAGGAAGTTCCCAAGGGTGGAGACCCTCGTAATGGAGTGCACATACTGTGGGGAGTCAGATGTACTACCGAGCCTCTCTGAGGCTGAGGAAATGCTCTTCTCGATAATAAGGGGGACGGCTGAGAGAGGAGGCAAGGTCCTGATACCAGCATTAGCTGTAGGGAGAGCTCAGGAGATAATGCTCTCATTAGTCGATGGCTTCGAGAGGGGAATCCTCCCAGATATACCAGTTTATCTAGATGGTATGATATACGATTCGACTGCTATACACTCCGCATACCCGGATTACCTCTCAAATTACGTCAGGGAGAGTGTCTTCAAGAGAGACAGGGATCCCTTCACAGAGCCCCATTTCAACTTCATAAGCTCTGATGAGAGGCCTGATGTGACTAAAGGGGGGCCCGCTGTCATAATAGCTCCATCAGGTATGCTGACTGGTGGACCTAGTGTAGATTACCTCAAGTTGCTCGCTCCTAGCGAAGAGAACTCGATAGTGCTCGTCAGTTATCAAGCTGAGGGTACCCTGGGCAGGAAGCTGAGGGATGGAGTGAGGGAACTGAGGCTCCAAGATGAGGAGGGTTATATAACGCTAAAAGTCAAGGCGGATGTGAGGGTAGTTGAGGGCTTCAGTGCGCACGCTGACAAAGTCCAGCTCCTCAGTTACTTGAGTACGATGGAACCGAGACCCCACAGAGTCTTCTTAGTCCATGGAGAAGAGGAGAAGATGAGGGAATTTGGGCCCCTGGCCTCTAGATCTGTCTCTATTAGGGCGATATCTCCGCAAATAGGTGAGACCTTTAAGCTAGCTTAATCCGGGCTACGCCATATCTCGACGAACCTTGGAACTATTAATATCGGGGGATAGCCCCTATCCCTTATCATCACTAGGTCTCCGCCCATCTCTAATACTCTCTCCTTCAACCTCTGGACCATGAACTTGAGCTTCTCCTCCCCCTCTGAAGCGAGATCATCGTACCTCAGGAGCACTATATTCCCCTCATTTATCTCATTCAATATCTGCTCGACATCCTCAGCGTTCCTCAAGTTCATCGGTTTGACTGTTATAGCTTTCTCAGATAGGACTCTCGGTCTAGCTGGCTCGATTTCTACGGGCTCTTCCTCAAATTCCTCCTCTTCCTCATAATATTCTTCCTCCTCATGCTTGCCCCCGAATATCTTCCTGAAGAAACCCATGATCGCACCCGGTATAGAGGGGAGGGCGCGGTATTTAAATTATAAAGGACTTAAGGTCGGGGAACGGTATGTCGAGCGCCATGAGGTACCTCGCTAAGAGCATGAACGGAAGCGTGCTAGTGATGCTGAAGAATGGAGTCTACGTTAGGGGGATATTGAAGTCTTATGATAACCATCTGAACTTGATACTTGATAACGCTGAGGAGATAATGGAAGGGAATACGAAGAAGCTGGGGAAGAGGGTCTTGATAAGAGGGGATAACGTGATAGCCATATCGACTCAGAAGATAGAGATAGGTGAGGGAGAATGAAGGGAACTCCGTCGATGGGAAGGAGGAGCCGAGGGCAAACTCATATCAGATGTAGGAGGTGCGGAAGACATTCATTTAACGTTAGAAAGGGATACTGCGCTTCATGCGGCTTCGGGAGGAGCAAGAGATTACGCAGCTACGCATGGGCGAAAGTTTAAAAAAGGCCCTATAGAATTAGTGTAGGGGGCCGGTGGCGCAGTTGGTAGCGCGCCCGCTTGGCATGCGGGAGGTCGGGGGTTCGAATCCCCCCCGGTCCACTAAGCCGGGGTAGCTCAGAGGGAGAGCGTCCGGCTGAAGACCGGAAGGTCGAGGGTTCAAATCCCTCCCCCGGCACTTCGCTAGTTTTGAGGTCGATTTCACGCTGAGGATGCGTGTCGTCATACATGATCGAGATGTCCGGAAATTTCATGTATCCGGACATTGAGGAGGCTCGCTAGGTGAAGAGTGAAGTCGATCTGTCACTTTTTCCAAAAAATTTTTACTTTCACCTTCAGTTAATTATATTATTTGATTTGGCTCATAACTTGAGCTAGAGCTAATATCACTGTGGGAAAAGATAACATAATATAGGGAACCCTCAACTTAATTTAGGTGATTTTTATGAGTAGTGTTATCAGTCCGAAAATCGTAACACAAGTCCCCGGGCCCAGAGCTAGGGCGATAATAGAGAGGCACCATAAGAGCGTAGCTACGACGACAAACGACCCTGAATTTATGCCCCTCGTAATAGAGAGGGGAGAGGGTGTTTGGATATGGGATGTCGATGGTAACGTTTATCTCGATTTCGCAACTGGGATAGGAGTTAATAACGTCGGTATAAGGCACCCGGAGGTTCAAAAGGCCATAGAGGAGCAGCTAAATAAGATATGGCATGCAGCAGGTACTGATTTTTACATAGAGAAGCAGGTAGAACTAGCTGAGAAGCTCAATCAAATAACTCCGGGGAACTTCCAGAAGAAGACCTTCTTCAGCAACAGTGGAGCGGAGAGCAATGAGGCAGCGATAAAATTAGCTAGATGGAGTACACAGAGGAAACTATTCATAGGATTCATAGGGGCTTTCCACGGGAGGACATTAGGTGTCTTGAGCGTTACAGCGAGCAAGATAGTTCAACGCTCTAGGTTCTTCCCGATGATGCCCGGGGTCTACCATGCCCCTTACCCCAACCCCTACAGGAATCCCTGGCATATAGATGGTTATGAGAACCCCGATGAGTTAGTTAGTAGGGCTATAGAGTTCATAGAGGAGTACATGTTGAATAAGTACGTACCACCTGAAGAAGTAGCGGCTTTCATTTTCGAGCCGATACAGGGAGAGGGAGGCTATGTAGTCCCGCCTAAGAACTTCTTCAGGGAGCTCAAGAAACTAGCTGATAAGTACGGTATACTCCTGATAGACGATGAAGTCCAGATGGGGATGGGGAGGACGGGGAAGATGTTCGCTATCGAGCACTTCGGAGTGGCCCCTGACATACTGACGCTAGCTAAATCGTTAGGGGGAGGGATACCCATAGGAGCTACTGTATACAGAAGCGACCTGGACTTCGGGACCCCAGGTGCTCACAGCAATACTTTCGGTGGGAACGCTGTGGCCTGCGCAGCAGCTCTCGCTACGATAAATGTAGTTCAGAGGAGCTTGGATAATGTGGTTAAGCTGGAGAAGATATTCAAGGAGAGGCTGAACGAGATGAAGGAGAAGTACGCCAATATAGGGGATGTCAGGGGGATAGGATTAGCTTGGGGAGTGGAGTTCGTTAAGGATAGGAAGACTAAGGAATATGCCAAGGCTGAGAGGGACAAGATAGTTCTTGAGGCCTTAAGGAGAGGTCTTGTAATGCTTCCATGTGGAGCGAGTACGATTAGAATAATTCCAGCACTCATAATGACTGAGGAGCAAGCTAAGATAGGCCTAGATATATTTGAGCAAGCGATAAAGGCCGTTTTAAAATAAACATTTTTTTACCTCTAGATGAGGACTATACCCGGGAGACCGGAAGTATTCAGAGTGAGTGATAAGTACCTGATATTAGTCGGTCTAAGGGGTAAGCCCAGGTCTAGACCTGAGAATATCGCCCTAATACCAGCTCCTCTGATAGCTTCGAAGAGACATCTCCTCATGGCAGTGATAAGAGCTATTAGGAGCTTCCATTATGGTGTTAACATATCTGATAAGTTCGCTTACGAAGTCTGCGTGTGTCTCCTAGGAATCAGAGAAGTATCTAAAGTAATAAAGCTACTCTCAGTCGATCAAGACGAATACGCTTTGATCATACAATGTGAGAGAATAGAAGATTGTCTGAGGTCTCTAATCAGAATAACAATGGAAGATGTAACTCTATCTGATATTAAAGTGACTTACGAACCTCAGAAGCTGACTAGTTGCACTGGTAACATTGAATGCATCGCGATGGAGCAGGGGATCCC from Candidatus Korarchaeum sp. encodes:
- a CDS encoding 50S ribosomal protein L37e gives rise to the protein MKGTPSMGRRSRGQTHIRCRRCGRHSFNVRKGYCASCGFGRSKRLRSYAWAKV
- a CDS encoding cell division protein SepF; amino-acid sequence: MGFFRKIFGGKHEEEEYYEEEEEFEEEPVEIEPARPRVLSEKAITVKPMNLRNAEDVEQILNEINEGNIVLLRYDDLASEGEEKLKFMVQRLKERVLEMGGDLVMIRDRGYPPILIVPRFVEIWRSPD
- a CDS encoding RNA-binding protein; this translates as MSSAMRYLAKSMNGSVLVMLKNGVYVRGILKSYDNHLNLILDNAEEIMEGNTKKLGKRVLIRGDNVIAISTQKIEIGEGE
- a CDS encoding UPF0179 family protein, encoding MREERKGLVPSNLAKEGFKFIFMGEAGACRGCKYRSVCVDGMEVGRLYVVKEVDERKRFQCPIHGELTLASITRANIEVALEAKMVEGASFVYRASCGEECEYRNYCKPEGVKEGDKLRVIREIGKISCKKFGELSVYEVAF
- a CDS encoding peptidylprolyl isomerase, with product MFYLINLTIRDEKSVYQTTVEEVARGAGIYSEKISYNPILIIPGETKIFPKLMERILNSEEGEKFELTLEPEEAYGNYDRSKVKVFSVKRLEREGIHPHVGEVIYLDDQRGVIQSINGGRVTVDFNHPLAGKRLIVECEIVKKIEDDLEKLRAIVADMFEVSIDDITARWVEDGKAEVQLPPKAYVLRDSYSRKISSLSLIMRHLKGVKAVRFIEEFDIPKSNQKATS
- a CDS encoding beta-CASP ribonuclease aCPSF1, translated to MSEDLKTKVKKYFSQYAKVEKVELEGPFVTLLVENPKEILDKPDLVVNAAKTLKKKIIILASKPLMDETAAAEFIRKTIPENAEIEDLKFVPETGEVYIVAKRTGYVVGKGGANIVEILKETGWRPIVMRAPTIRSTFLDIFYNAIISGAPERKKVMKRLSERIFRSPLNLNRGLYATFLGAAREVGRSSILITTDESTILLDCGISLSGKNVFPRFDLIDIDELDAVIITHAHLDHSGALPLLFKYGYRGPVYLTRPTRDLMMLLLYDYINLSQRVGSIPFFSWRDVVNMMNHTITLDYTETVDISPDIKLTFYNAGHILGSALAHLNIESARHNVLYTGDFRFRDTKLLDKAVRKFPRVETLVMECTYCGESDVLPSLSEAEEMLFSIIRGTAERGGKVLIPALAVGRAQEIMLSLVDGFERGILPDIPVYLDGMIYDSTAIHSAYPDYLSNYVRESVFKRDRDPFTEPHFNFISSDERPDVTKGGPAVIIAPSGMLTGGPSVDYLKLLAPSEENSIVLVSYQAEGTLGRKLRDGVRELRLQDEEGYITLKVKADVRVVEGFSAHADKVQLLSYLSTMEPRPHRVFLVHGEEEKMREFGPLASRSVSIRAISPQIGETFKLA
- a CDS encoding proteasome subunit beta; translation: MLMKGTTTVGVKFKNGVIVASDKRATSGTFVASKSAVKTLKITDYAVATISGLVADGQYLVSNIRAIADLYSLDTDRPLSVRGIARILALLLRRYRPYFLLAQLIVGGVDREGPHLFNVDPFGTLTEEDYLATGSGSPVAISVIESGYSPDMDRESALRLVISSMTAALSRDAATGDGIDVVVIDERGVNFLSREEISELVREVLVR
- a CDS encoding acetyl ornithine aminotransferase family protein → MSSVISPKIVTQVPGPRARAIIERHHKSVATTTNDPEFMPLVIERGEGVWIWDVDGNVYLDFATGIGVNNVGIRHPEVQKAIEEQLNKIWHAAGTDFYIEKQVELAEKLNQITPGNFQKKTFFSNSGAESNEAAIKLARWSTQRKLFIGFIGAFHGRTLGVLSVTASKIVQRSRFFPMMPGVYHAPYPNPYRNPWHIDGYENPDELVSRAIEFIEEYMLNKYVPPEEVAAFIFEPIQGEGGYVVPPKNFFRELKKLADKYGILLIDDEVQMGMGRTGKMFAIEHFGVAPDILTLAKSLGGGIPIGATVYRSDLDFGTPGAHSNTFGGNAVACAAALATINVVQRSLDNVVKLEKIFKERLNEMKEKYANIGDVRGIGLAWGVEFVKDRKTKEYAKAERDKIVLEALRRGLVMLPCGASTIRIIPALIMTEEQAKIGLDIFEQAIKAVLK